One window from the genome of Dermochelys coriacea isolate rDerCor1 chromosome 19, rDerCor1.pri.v4, whole genome shotgun sequence encodes:
- the PAFAH2 gene encoding platelet-activating factor acetylhydrolase 2, cytoplasmic isoform X2: protein MGGVQSLGLPQGKGPHQVGCTDVMVGHNRKGLFFRLFYPCLPQDGAEQPLWIPRHEYCQGLADYINWNRNWCTPLLSVTFGSYRVPVSWNGPFKSCGSRYPLIIFSHGLGAFRTVYSAVCAEMASRGFLVMVLEHRDHSACTTYFCKAEPGGSDSLETVLQEEWIPFRRVQEGQKEFHFRNPQVHQRANECVQGLKLVKDINSGKAVTNVLHKGFDLSALKESVDLTKVAVMGHSFGGATAILALAKEAHFKCAVALDAWMFPLKNDLYPKVTKPVLFINTEKFQTAESVAKMKRLRSRNRQTKIITILGSVHQSQTDFTFLAGNLLNRVFQTRGTLDPYTGLDITNRAALAFMQKHLELEEDFDQWNNLLEGIGDSVIPEAPPCISNL from the exons GGGCTTTTCTTCCGCTTGTTTTACCCCTGCCTTCCCCAGGACGGGGCAGAGCAGCCTCTCTGGATCCCGCGCCATGAGTACTGCCAAGGGCTTGCCGACTACATCAACTGGAACAGGAATTGGTGCACCCCTTTGCTCAGTGTGACTTTTG GATCCTACAGAGTTCCGGTGAGCTGGAACGGGCCTTTTAAGTCATGTGGCAGCAGGTACCCGCTGATCATATTCTCCCATGGCCTGGGAGCCTTTCG AACTGTCTACTCGGCTGTCTGTGCAGAAATGGCCTCCCGTGGCTTTCTGGTGATGGTGCTGGAGCACAG AGACCATTCTGCCTGTACAACTTACTTTTGCAAGGCAGAACCTGGGGGGTCCGATTCCCTGGAGACTGTACTGCAGGAGGAATGGATCCCGTTTCGAAGGGTCCAAGAAGGGCAGAAGGAATTTCATTTTCGAAACCCACAG GTTCATCAAAGAGCAAACGAGTGTGTGCAAGGGCTCAAGCTGGTGAAGGACATCAACAGCGGCAAAGCTGTCACCAATGTCTTGCACAAAGGGTTTGATTTGTCTGCACTGAAG GAGAGTGTGGATTTGACTAAAGTcgctgtaatgggccactctttCGGAGGAGCGACAGCAattctagcccttgctaaagaagcCCATTTTAA ATGTGCCGTTGCTCTCGATGCCTGGATGTTCCCTTTGAAAAATGATCTCTACCCCAAGGTGACCAAGCCGGTGCTTTTTATCAATACGGAGAAATTCCAGACTGCAGAAAGTGTTGCCAAAATGAAGAGACTCCGCTCCAGAAACAGGCAGACCAAGATCATAACCATCCT GGGATCTGTGCATCAGAGTCAGACTGACTTCACTTTTCTGGCTGGGAATCTCCTGAACAGAGTGTTCCAGACCAGAGGCACCCTGGACCCATACACAGGCTTGGACATCACCAACAGGGCGGCGCTTGCTTTCATGCAGAAACATCTTG AGCTGGAGGAAGATTTTGATCAGTGGAATAATCTCCTGGAAGGCATTGGTGACTCAGTGATTCCAGAGGCGCCTCCCTGCATCTCCAACCTTTAG
- the PAFAH2 gene encoding platelet-activating factor acetylhydrolase 2, cytoplasmic isoform X3, which translates to MDIIPKGLKGLFFRLFYPCLPQDGAEQPLWIPRHEYCQGLADYINWNRNWCTPLLSVTFGSYRVPVSWNGPFKSCGSRYPLIIFSHGLGAFRTVYSAVCAEMASRGFLVMVLEHRDHSACTTYFCKAEPGGSDSLETVLQEEWIPFRRVQEGQKEFHFRNPQVHQRANECVQGLKLVKDINSGKAVTNVLHKGFDLSALKESVDLTKVAVMGHSFGGATAILALAKEAHFKCAVALDAWMFPLKNDLYPKVTKPVLFINTEKFQTAESVAKMKRLRSRNRQTKIITILGSVHQSQTDFTFLAGNLLNRVFQTRGTLDPYTGLDITNRAALAFMQKHLELEEDFDQWNNLLEGIGDSVIPEAPPCISNL; encoded by the exons atggacatcataccaaaaggactgaag GGGCTTTTCTTCCGCTTGTTTTACCCCTGCCTTCCCCAGGACGGGGCAGAGCAGCCTCTCTGGATCCCGCGCCATGAGTACTGCCAAGGGCTTGCCGACTACATCAACTGGAACAGGAATTGGTGCACCCCTTTGCTCAGTGTGACTTTTG GATCCTACAGAGTTCCGGTGAGCTGGAACGGGCCTTTTAAGTCATGTGGCAGCAGGTACCCGCTGATCATATTCTCCCATGGCCTGGGAGCCTTTCG AACTGTCTACTCGGCTGTCTGTGCAGAAATGGCCTCCCGTGGCTTTCTGGTGATGGTGCTGGAGCACAG AGACCATTCTGCCTGTACAACTTACTTTTGCAAGGCAGAACCTGGGGGGTCCGATTCCCTGGAGACTGTACTGCAGGAGGAATGGATCCCGTTTCGAAGGGTCCAAGAAGGGCAGAAGGAATTTCATTTTCGAAACCCACAG GTTCATCAAAGAGCAAACGAGTGTGTGCAAGGGCTCAAGCTGGTGAAGGACATCAACAGCGGCAAAGCTGTCACCAATGTCTTGCACAAAGGGTTTGATTTGTCTGCACTGAAG GAGAGTGTGGATTTGACTAAAGTcgctgtaatgggccactctttCGGAGGAGCGACAGCAattctagcccttgctaaagaagcCCATTTTAA ATGTGCCGTTGCTCTCGATGCCTGGATGTTCCCTTTGAAAAATGATCTCTACCCCAAGGTGACCAAGCCGGTGCTTTTTATCAATACGGAGAAATTCCAGACTGCAGAAAGTGTTGCCAAAATGAAGAGACTCCGCTCCAGAAACAGGCAGACCAAGATCATAACCATCCT GGGATCTGTGCATCAGAGTCAGACTGACTTCACTTTTCTGGCTGGGAATCTCCTGAACAGAGTGTTCCAGACCAGAGGCACCCTGGACCCATACACAGGCTTGGACATCACCAACAGGGCGGCGCTTGCTTTCATGCAGAAACATCTTG AGCTGGAGGAAGATTTTGATCAGTGGAATAATCTCCTGGAAGGCATTGGTGACTCAGTGATTCCAGAGGCGCCTCCCTGCATCTCCAACCTTTAG